From Rhodoferax sp. AJA081-3, the proteins below share one genomic window:
- a CDS encoding transglutaminase family protein: MIRIELQLALNYQVDAQGADFVFNIHAAQTACQQVTFENLWVSQPVQTQVHTDAYSGNRYMRLHAQQGELNVKYVATVDLIHHMADPNHIAEVPVQALPPEVLGYIYPSRYCQSDRLLKLASNNFGHLPQGYGRVLAVRDWVQRHVAFTSNSSTSNTSAIDTLIGQVGICRDFAHLMVALCRALNMPARFTTGTDYGADPVLGPPDFHAYVEVFVGDRWYIFDPSGTAIPMGLIRFGTGRDAADVAFATIFGNVQAHAPVLLATAVVNPVIGAVMPQHTQQALSTDGNPVRLVV; this comes from the coding sequence ATGATCCGTATCGAACTCCAACTTGCCCTCAACTACCAGGTCGACGCCCAAGGCGCCGATTTTGTGTTCAACATCCACGCCGCGCAAACCGCCTGCCAGCAGGTCACCTTTGAGAACCTGTGGGTCAGCCAACCCGTGCAGACCCAGGTCCACACCGACGCCTACAGCGGCAACCGTTATATGCGCCTGCACGCCCAGCAGGGTGAACTGAATGTGAAGTACGTGGCCACGGTGGACCTGATCCACCACATGGCCGACCCCAACCATATTGCCGAGGTGCCGGTGCAGGCGCTGCCACCCGAGGTGCTGGGCTACATTTACCCCAGCCGCTACTGCCAGTCTGACCGGCTGCTCAAACTGGCCAGCAACAACTTTGGCCATCTGCCCCAGGGTTATGGCCGGGTGCTTGCGGTGCGCGACTGGGTGCAGCGCCACGTGGCCTTCACGTCCAACAGCTCCACCAGCAACACATCTGCCATTGACACGCTGATCGGCCAGGTGGGCATCTGCCGGGACTTTGCGCATTTGATGGTGGCCCTGTGCCGCGCGCTCAACATGCCGGCCCGCTTCACCACCGGTACCGACTATGGCGCAGACCCCGTATTGGGCCCGCCAGACTTCCATGCTTATGTGGAGGTGTTTGTGGGTGACCGCTGGTACATCTTTGACCCCTCGGGCACCGCCATTCCCATGGGTCTGATCCGTTTTGGCACCGGGCGCGACGCGGCAGATGTGGCCTTTGCCACCATCTTTGGCAATGTGCAGGCCCATGCGCCGGTATTGCTGGCCACGGCGGTGGTGAACCCCGTGATTGGCGCTGTGATGCCCCAGCACACGCAGCAGGCGCTGTCTACCGACGGCAACCCCGTGCGCTTGGTAGTTTAA
- a CDS encoding transglutaminase family protein: MQLHITHETCYDYTPAVNIAQHMAYLRPLNTANQQVLSHTLSITPEPTQQTATLDVYGNTRAFFSLQTAHTQLHVVARSLVATQAPDLWDNTVRWEQVRERFRYCAKNPFDAAADFVFASPYVPRHADFADYARPSFSAQPTLLLAARDLMQRIYHDFTYESHSTEINTPAREALAQRTGVCQDFAHIMIACLRAYGVPARYVSGYLLTHPAPGQPRLVGSDASHAWVSVYLPDAEDGAVGGRWCDFDPTNNRDGWGNPGEDYVTLALGRDYADVSPLRGVIHGGANHRLRVAVTVEPVEREAWTGQSQNQSQGQNQSQSQSQTL, from the coding sequence ATGCAATTGCACATCACCCACGAGACCTGTTACGACTACACGCCGGCGGTGAACATTGCGCAGCACATGGCCTACCTGCGGCCGCTGAACACGGCCAACCAACAGGTGCTGAGCCACACCCTATCCATCACGCCCGAGCCCACCCAACAGACCGCGACGCTGGATGTGTATGGCAACACCCGGGCATTTTTCTCGCTGCAGACCGCCCACACCCAGCTCCACGTAGTGGCCCGCAGCCTGGTGGCCACCCAGGCACCCGACCTGTGGGACAACACGGTGCGGTGGGAGCAGGTGCGTGAACGTTTTCGCTACTGCGCCAAGAACCCGTTTGATGCCGCGGCCGATTTTGTGTTTGCGTCGCCCTATGTGCCACGCCATGCGGATTTTGCAGACTATGCCCGCCCCAGCTTCAGCGCGCAGCCCACGCTGCTGCTGGCCGCGCGCGACCTGATGCAACGCATCTACCACGACTTCACCTACGAGAGCCACAGCACCGAGATCAACACCCCGGCACGCGAGGCCCTGGCCCAGCGCACCGGTGTGTGCCAGGACTTTGCCCACATCATGATTGCCTGCCTGCGCGCCTACGGTGTGCCGGCGCGGTATGTCAGCGGTTACCTGCTGACCCACCCCGCGCCCGGCCAACCCCGCCTGGTGGGCAGTGATGCATCCCACGCCTGGGTCTCGGTCTACCTGCCCGATGCAGAAGACGGCGCCGTGGGCGGCCGCTGGTGCGACTTTGACCCCACCAACAACCGCGACGGCTGGGGCAACCCAGGTGAAGACTACGTGACGCTGGCCCTGGGCCGCGACTATGCCGACGTGTCCCCGCTGCGCGGTGTCATCCACGGCGGCGCCAACCACCGGCTGCGGGTGGCCGTGACGGTGGAACCCGTGGAGCGCGAGGCATGGACGGGCCAAAGCCAGAACCAAAGCCAGGGGCAGAATCAGTCACAATCTCAGTCCCAGACCCTGTAG
- a CDS encoding DUF4440 domain-containing protein, translating to MKSLLQDLQALEVELHHPGVRCSRERLNRLLHPLFHEVGRSGRAYTRDTVINFLAKQETQPAVVSDEFAVAELGPGVALLTFRSAHLGNDNILVNHTLRSSIWVKTDAGWQLRYHQGTAAAETW from the coding sequence GTGAAATCCCTCCTTCAAGACCTCCAAGCCCTCGAAGTCGAACTACACCACCCCGGCGTTCGGTGCAGTCGCGAGCGGCTGAACCGGCTGCTGCACCCTCTGTTTCATGAGGTCGGCCGCTCCGGTCGGGCATACACAAGAGACACCGTCATCAACTTCCTGGCCAAGCAAGAAACTCAACCCGCGGTGGTGTCTGACGAATTTGCAGTCGCGGAACTGGGTCCTGGGGTTGCCCTTCTCACCTTTCGCTCAGCGCACCTGGGAAACGACAACATCTTGGTAAACCATACCCTGCGGTCATCCATATGGGTCAAGACGGACGCAGGTTGGCAACTTCGCTACCACCAAGGCACCGCCGCCGCAGAAACTTGGTGA
- a CDS encoding mobilization protein — MTSLNAPGGTPPATSKIHMIGGEKGGVGKSMVSRLLAQYFIDKDIPFVGFDTDRSHGALLRFYSDYASPVLIDRFEALDHIVEAAVELPGVRVLVDLAAQTHEPLVKWIDDSGVLNMADDTGFTLHYWHVMDSGRDSVDLLARLLDRYGKNLNYVLVLNQLRGDDFGQLERSGQLERALGLGAKVVSIKHLSDAVVQKIDANNSSFWAAKTDTSGGDASLRLMERQRLTMWLQHAYEELAKAEA; from the coding sequence ATGACCTCCCTAAACGCCCCAGGCGGCACGCCCCCCGCAACGTCCAAAATCCACATGATCGGTGGCGAAAAAGGTGGTGTCGGCAAGTCCATGGTGTCGCGCCTGCTGGCCCAGTACTTCATCGACAAGGACATTCCTTTTGTTGGCTTTGACACCGACCGCTCGCACGGCGCGCTGCTGCGCTTTTACAGCGACTACGCGTCGCCCGTGTTGATTGACCGCTTTGAAGCGCTCGACCACATCGTGGAGGCCGCGGTAGAGCTGCCCGGTGTGCGCGTGCTGGTCGATCTGGCCGCGCAAACCCATGAGCCGCTGGTGAAGTGGATCGATGATTCGGGCGTGTTGAACATGGCCGATGACACCGGTTTTACGCTGCACTACTGGCATGTCATGGACTCTGGGCGTGACTCGGTGGACCTGCTGGCGCGCCTGCTGGACCGGTATGGCAAGAACCTGAACTATGTACTGGTGCTCAACCAGCTGCGCGGTGACGACTTTGGCCAGTTGGAGCGCTCGGGCCAGTTGGAGCGTGCGCTGGGTCTGGGTGCCAAGGTCGTCTCCATCAAACACCTGAGTGACGCCGTGGTGCAAAAAATAGACGCCAACAACAGCAGCTTCTGGGCGGCCAAGACGGATACATCGGGTGGCGATGCCAGCCTGCGCCTGATGGAGCGCCAGCGCCTGACCATGTGGCTGCAGCACGCCTACGAAGAACTGGCCAAGGCCGAAGCCTAG
- the bamE gene encoding outer membrane protein assembly factor BamE, whose product MFGLAVLGSTLLMTACDDQRIRELEEGVATEGDVRMKFGEPEKVWDGENGARIFEYNRQPAGAKNYMITIGPDGKMTALRQVLAPHVFAKIEPGMPMETVRRMLGKPMKMTPYELKNVWHYDWRYMDGPNGSDAKIFTVVFNSDLKVLSTGSVADPALSPN is encoded by the coding sequence ATGTTCGGCTTGGCGGTACTGGGCTCCACTCTGCTAATGACCGCCTGCGATGACCAACGCATCCGTGAGCTGGAAGAAGGCGTAGCCACCGAAGGTGACGTACGCATGAAATTTGGCGAGCCTGAAAAGGTTTGGGACGGCGAAAACGGTGCCCGCATTTTTGAGTACAACCGCCAACCAGCCGGCGCCAAAAACTACATGATCACCATTGGGCCGGATGGCAAGATGACCGCGCTGCGCCAGGTGCTGGCGCCCCATGTCTTTGCCAAGATAGAGCCCGGCATGCCCATGGAAACAGTGCGCAGAATGCTGGGCAAGCCCATGAAGATGACGCCGTATGAGTTGAAGAATGTATGGCACTACGATTGGCGCTACATGGACGGACCCAACGGGTCGGACGCCAAGATCTTTACCGTGGTGTTTAACAGTGACCTCAAGGTGTTGTCTACCGGCTCTGTTGCGGACCCGGCGCTTTCGCCCAACTGA
- a CDS encoding circularly permuted type 2 ATP-grasp protein → MSHLSDFPALVPAVADPAQTALDHALASENAALGHFDELRARASDATPPPDDATQSIAEQSAISGAWRQFFEHTQSDGLGDMHLRTETLARQIRDNGVTYNVYADTDGPQRPWSLGLFPLIISPDNWQHLEVGITQRMRLLDRVMADVYGPQDLLAQGLIPPALVQGHPGYLRAMHGVKPVGGSHLHVAAFDLARGPDGNWWVVSQRTQAPSGLGYLMENRLAISRLFPQAFEHLQVQRLAGTYRALIDSMKAMSPAGQDAHIALLTPGPYNETYFEHAYLARYLGLTLVEGNDLIVRDQRLFLKTLRGLVPVHGLLKRLDDQFMDPLELRSDSTLGVPGLLQVIRAGNVLVANAPGSAFLESPALLGFMPALSKHLLGEELLLPALPTWWCGERSAMEAVLPRLHACAIKPTYPGSAVHGNFDAVLGRKLSERELAEWAGRIALQPDDHTVQDYMPLSQMPTWHKRAAGDAAGETAGGGIVPRSVMLRVFAVSQGAQSWCVLPGGLARVSGDTSVDVASMQHGGSSADVWVMTHGAVDKTTLLHPPLTPAVLTQRTRQVTSRAAENLFWLGRYTERAENSVRLARLTLESLAGEDQSSPTLLSWLGQMALNNNLVLAGVPALTPAPHVRRVFERSLIASLGSSKQATSVGYNLRAVRLAGAAVRERLSQEHWSLMQRTEDAFFQSCAHTPTGADYSALHALTALKRASDHLAAITGLQTDRMTRDDGWRLLSIGRHVERLGFLSHALATGFAHGAVHHDGGFEAMVALFDSTITFHGQYQQSHDIAPLVDLLVLDRDNPRALAWVAHTLRGRLAKLAGSAPDQLGLLSHSVPDPRQWQLETLCEAGADNAYTSLTDLLLGCGEAAYQVSEEISATYFTHSGEAGQSLGA, encoded by the coding sequence GTGAGCCATCTTTCCGACTTTCCTGCCCTTGTGCCTGCCGTGGCCGACCCCGCCCAGACCGCGCTAGACCACGCCCTGGCGTCTGAAAACGCCGCACTGGGCCACTTCGACGAGCTGCGCGCGCGCGCGTCCGACGCAACACCCCCTCCCGACGATGCTACACAATCGATAGCAGAACAGTCAGCTATCTCGGGGGCTTGGCGCCAATTCTTTGAACACACCCAGTCCGACGGCCTGGGTGACATGCACCTGCGCACGGAGACACTGGCGCGCCAGATACGCGACAACGGCGTCACCTACAACGTGTATGCCGACACCGACGGTCCCCAGCGCCCCTGGTCGCTGGGCCTGTTCCCACTGATCATTTCGCCCGACAACTGGCAACACCTTGAGGTGGGCATCACGCAGCGCATGCGCCTGCTCGACCGGGTGATGGCCGATGTGTACGGCCCACAAGACCTGCTGGCCCAGGGCCTGATACCGCCGGCGCTGGTGCAGGGCCACCCCGGTTATCTGCGCGCCATGCATGGCGTCAAGCCGGTGGGCGGCTCGCACCTGCATGTGGCCGCGTTCGATTTGGCCCGCGGGCCGGACGGCAACTGGTGGGTGGTGTCACAGCGCACCCAAGCCCCCTCGGGCCTGGGTTACCTGATGGAAAACCGGCTGGCCATCTCGCGCCTGTTCCCACAAGCCTTTGAGCACCTGCAGGTGCAGCGCCTGGCCGGTACCTACCGCGCGCTGATCGACAGCATGAAGGCCATGAGCCCGGCCGGGCAGGACGCCCACATCGCGCTGCTGACACCCGGGCCCTACAACGAGACCTATTTTGAACACGCCTACCTGGCCCGTTACCTGGGGCTGACGCTGGTCGAGGGCAATGACCTGATCGTGCGGGACCAGCGCCTGTTCCTCAAGACCCTGCGCGGTCTGGTGCCGGTGCATGGCCTGCTCAAGCGGCTGGACGACCAGTTCATGGACCCGCTGGAATTACGCTCCGACTCCACGCTGGGTGTGCCGGGTCTGCTGCAGGTGATTCGTGCTGGCAATGTGCTGGTGGCCAATGCGCCGGGCTCTGCCTTTCTGGAGTCGCCCGCGCTGCTGGGTTTTATGCCCGCCCTGTCCAAACACCTGCTGGGTGAAGAGCTGCTGCTGCCCGCCCTGCCCACCTGGTGGTGCGGCGAACGCTCGGCCATGGAGGCCGTGTTGCCGCGCCTGCATGCCTGCGCCATCAAACCCACCTACCCCGGCTCGGCCGTGCATGGCAATTTTGATGCGGTGCTGGGGCGCAAACTGAGTGAGCGCGAGTTGGCCGAATGGGCGGGCCGCATTGCCCTGCAGCCCGACGACCACACGGTGCAAGACTACATGCCGCTGTCGCAAATGCCCACCTGGCACAAACGTGCTGCAGGGGATGCCGCGGGAGAGACGGCAGGTGGTGGCATAGTGCCCCGCTCGGTCATGCTGCGGGTGTTTGCCGTGTCGCAAGGCGCCCAATCCTGGTGTGTGTTACCCGGCGGCTTGGCCCGCGTGTCTGGCGATACCAGTGTGGACGTGGCCTCCATGCAGCATGGGGGCAGCAGTGCCGATGTCTGGGTCATGACCCACGGCGCCGTGGACAAGACCACGCTGCTGCACCCGCCGCTGACCCCCGCCGTGTTGACCCAGCGCACCCGCCAGGTCACCAGCCGCGCGGCCGAAAACCTATTCTGGCTGGGCCGCTACACCGAGCGCGCCGAAAACTCCGTGCGCCTGGCACGCCTCACGCTGGAGAGCCTGGCCGGTGAAGACCAGTCATCCCCCACCCTCTTGAGCTGGTTGGGCCAAATGGCGTTGAACAACAACCTGGTGCTGGCCGGTGTGCCCGCCCTGACACCGGCGCCCCATGTGCGCCGTGTGTTTGAACGCTCGCTGATCGCCAGCCTGGGCAGCAGCAAACAGGCCACCAGTGTGGGCTACAACCTGCGCGCCGTGCGCCTGGCCGGTGCCGCGGTGCGCGAGCGCCTGTCGCAAGAGCACTGGAGCCTGATGCAGCGCACCGAAGACGCCTTCTTCCAGAGCTGTGCCCACACCCCCACCGGGGCCGATTACTCTGCCCTGCATGCACTGACCGCGCTCAAACGCGCCAGCGACCACCTGGCCGCCATCACCGGCCTGCAGACCGACCGCATGACCCGCGACGACGGCTGGCGCCTGCTCAGCATTGGCCGCCATGTGGAGCGGCTGGGCTTTTTGTCGCACGCGCTGGCCACCGGTTTTGCGCATGGCGCCGTGCACCACGATGGCGGTTTTGAGGCCATGGTGGCGCTGTTTGACAGCACCATCACCTTCCACGGCCAGTACCAGCAAAGCCACGACATTGCGCCACTGGTAGACCTGCTGGTGCTGGACCGCGACAACCCCCGCGCACTGGCCTGGGTGGCGCACACGCTGCGCGGGCGCCTGGCCAAGCTAGCCGGCAGCGCGCCGGACCAGTTGGGCCTGCTGTCGCACAGCGTGCCCGACCCACGCCAGTGGCAGCTGGAAACACTGTGCGAAGCAGGCGCCGATAACGCATACACCAGCCTGACCGACCTGCTGCTGGGCTGTGGCGAGGCGGCCTACCAGGTGTCCGAAGAAATCAGTGCCACCTATTTCACCCACTCCGGCGAAGCCGGGCAAAGCCTGGGTGCTTAG